From the genome of Kryptolebias marmoratus isolate JLee-2015 linkage group LG19, ASM164957v2, whole genome shotgun sequence, one region includes:
- the tfap2d gene encoding transcription factor AP-2-delta isoform X2: MSATFPGLVHDAEIRHDGSNSYRLMQLGCLESVANSSVAYSSSSPLTYPAPAGTEFASPYFSANHQYTPLHHQSFHYEFQHSHPAVGPEAYGLNSLHSGQYYQQIHHGEPADFINLHNARSALKSSCLDEQQRRELGCLDAYRRHDLSLMTSHGSQAYGVGMHHPDQRLLPAAGLGLPPPGADDLQGSVEAQCGLVLNGQGGVIRRGGTCVVNPTDLFCSVPGRLSLLSSTSKYKVTIAEVKRRLSPPECLNASLLGGILRRAKSKNGGRCLREKLDRLGLNLPAGRRKAANVTLLTSLVEGEALHLARDFGYTCETEFPSKAVGEHLARQHSEPKETSARKKMVLATKQICKEFQDLLSQDRSPLGSSRPTPILDLDIQRHLTHFSLITHGFGTPAVCAALSTFQTVLSEMLNYLDKNSSGKTSGPNDQQINSSSDKTQLRKTAESQNKDGKSEKTE; encoded by the exons ATGTCAGCGACCTTCCCCGGACTTGTCCACGACGCAGAG ATACGTCACGACGGTTCAAACAGCTACCGGCTCATGCAGCTCGGCTGTCTGGAGTCGGTGGCCAATTCCTCGGTCGCCTACTCCTCCTCGTCGCCGCTCACCTACCCGGCGCCGGCGGGGACGGAGTTCGCCTCGCCCTACTTCTCGGCCAACCACCAGTACACGCCCCTGCACCACCAGTCCTTCCACTACGAGTTCCAGCACTCCCACCCGGCCGTGGGCCCGGAGGCCTACGGGCTGAACTCGCTGCACTCGGGCCAGTACTACCAGCAGATCCACCACGGGGAGCCGGCCGACTTCATCAACCTGCACAACGCGCGCTCGGCCCTCAAGTCCTCGTGCCTGGACGAGCAGCAGCGGCGCGAGCTGGGCTGCCTCGACGCTTACCGGCGCCATGACTTGTCGCTGATGACGTCACACGGCTCTCAAGCCTACGGCGTCGGCATGCACCACCCGGACCAGAGGCTGCTGCCCGCCGCCGGCCTGGGCCTCCCTCCGCCGGGGGCGGACGACCTGCAG GGCTCCGTGGAGGCGCAGTGTGGGCTCGTCCTGAACGGCCAAGGGGGCGTCATCCGGAGAG GGGGAACATGCGTCGTGAATCCCACAGACCTGTTCTGCTCGGTACCGGGCCGGCTCTCGCTGCTCAGTTCCACCTCTAAATATAAAGTCACCATCGCAGAGGTGAAAAGAAGACTGTCCCCTCCTGAGTGCCTCAACGCCTCCCTACTGGGCGGCATACTGCGCAG AGCAAAGTCCAAGAACGGCGGCCGGTGTCTTCGTGAGAAGTTAGACCGTCTGGGCCTGAACCTGCCAGCAGGGCGGAGGAAAGCTGCCAACGTCACCCTGCTCACCTCCCTGGTGGAAG gtgAGGCACTCCACCTGGCGAGGGACTTTGGCTACACCTGTGAGACAGAGTTTCCCAGTAAAGCGGTGGGAGAACATTTGGCGAGGCAGCACAGCGAGCCGAAAGAAACAAGCGCACGCAAGAAGATGGTTCTGGCTACAAA GCAAATCTGTAAGGAGTTCCAGGACTTGCTGAGCCAAGATCGTTCTCCTCTGGGCTCCTCCAGACCGACCCCCATCCTGGACCTGGACATCCAGAGACACCTCACACATTTCAG TCTGATCACTCATGGCTTCGGCACGCCGGCGGTCTGTGCAGCTCTCAGCACCTTCCAGACGGTCCTGAGCGAGATGCTCAACTACCTGGACAAAAACTCGAGTGGGAAAACGAGCGGACCTAACGACCAACAGATCaacagcagctcagacaaaACGCAGCTCCGGAAAACAGCAGAGTCCCAGAATAAAGACGGGAAGTCAGAAAAGACTGAGTAG
- the tfap2d gene encoding transcription factor AP-2-delta isoform X1, with product MLNDTAHIFSCLFIIFQIRHDGSNSYRLMQLGCLESVANSSVAYSSSSPLTYPAPAGTEFASPYFSANHQYTPLHHQSFHYEFQHSHPAVGPEAYGLNSLHSGQYYQQIHHGEPADFINLHNARSALKSSCLDEQQRRELGCLDAYRRHDLSLMTSHGSQAYGVGMHHPDQRLLPAAGLGLPPPGADDLQGSVEAQCGLVLNGQGGVIRRGGTCVVNPTDLFCSVPGRLSLLSSTSKYKVTIAEVKRRLSPPECLNASLLGGILRRAKSKNGGRCLREKLDRLGLNLPAGRRKAANVTLLTSLVEGEALHLARDFGYTCETEFPSKAVGEHLARQHSEPKETSARKKMVLATKQICKEFQDLLSQDRSPLGSSRPTPILDLDIQRHLTHFSLITHGFGTPAVCAALSTFQTVLSEMLNYLDKNSSGKTSGPNDQQINSSSDKTQLRKTAESQNKDGKSEKTE from the exons ATGCTAAATGACACTGCTCATATATTTTCCTGTCTCTTTATTATCTTCCAGATACGTCACGACGGTTCAAACAGCTACCGGCTCATGCAGCTCGGCTGTCTGGAGTCGGTGGCCAATTCCTCGGTCGCCTACTCCTCCTCGTCGCCGCTCACCTACCCGGCGCCGGCGGGGACGGAGTTCGCCTCGCCCTACTTCTCGGCCAACCACCAGTACACGCCCCTGCACCACCAGTCCTTCCACTACGAGTTCCAGCACTCCCACCCGGCCGTGGGCCCGGAGGCCTACGGGCTGAACTCGCTGCACTCGGGCCAGTACTACCAGCAGATCCACCACGGGGAGCCGGCCGACTTCATCAACCTGCACAACGCGCGCTCGGCCCTCAAGTCCTCGTGCCTGGACGAGCAGCAGCGGCGCGAGCTGGGCTGCCTCGACGCTTACCGGCGCCATGACTTGTCGCTGATGACGTCACACGGCTCTCAAGCCTACGGCGTCGGCATGCACCACCCGGACCAGAGGCTGCTGCCCGCCGCCGGCCTGGGCCTCCCTCCGCCGGGGGCGGACGACCTGCAG GGCTCCGTGGAGGCGCAGTGTGGGCTCGTCCTGAACGGCCAAGGGGGCGTCATCCGGAGAG GGGGAACATGCGTCGTGAATCCCACAGACCTGTTCTGCTCGGTACCGGGCCGGCTCTCGCTGCTCAGTTCCACCTCTAAATATAAAGTCACCATCGCAGAGGTGAAAAGAAGACTGTCCCCTCCTGAGTGCCTCAACGCCTCCCTACTGGGCGGCATACTGCGCAG AGCAAAGTCCAAGAACGGCGGCCGGTGTCTTCGTGAGAAGTTAGACCGTCTGGGCCTGAACCTGCCAGCAGGGCGGAGGAAAGCTGCCAACGTCACCCTGCTCACCTCCCTGGTGGAAG gtgAGGCACTCCACCTGGCGAGGGACTTTGGCTACACCTGTGAGACAGAGTTTCCCAGTAAAGCGGTGGGAGAACATTTGGCGAGGCAGCACAGCGAGCCGAAAGAAACAAGCGCACGCAAGAAGATGGTTCTGGCTACAAA GCAAATCTGTAAGGAGTTCCAGGACTTGCTGAGCCAAGATCGTTCTCCTCTGGGCTCCTCCAGACCGACCCCCATCCTGGACCTGGACATCCAGAGACACCTCACACATTTCAG TCTGATCACTCATGGCTTCGGCACGCCGGCGGTCTGTGCAGCTCTCAGCACCTTCCAGACGGTCCTGAGCGAGATGCTCAACTACCTGGACAAAAACTCGAGTGGGAAAACGAGCGGACCTAACGACCAACAGATCaacagcagctcagacaaaACGCAGCTCCGGAAAACAGCAGAGTCCCAGAATAAAGACGGGAAGTCAGAAAAGACTGAGTAG
- the tfap2d gene encoding transcription factor AP-2-delta isoform X3 yields MQLGCLESVANSSVAYSSSSPLTYPAPAGTEFASPYFSANHQYTPLHHQSFHYEFQHSHPAVGPEAYGLNSLHSGQYYQQIHHGEPADFINLHNARSALKSSCLDEQQRRELGCLDAYRRHDLSLMTSHGSQAYGVGMHHPDQRLLPAAGLGLPPPGADDLQGSVEAQCGLVLNGQGGVIRRGGTCVVNPTDLFCSVPGRLSLLSSTSKYKVTIAEVKRRLSPPECLNASLLGGILRRAKSKNGGRCLREKLDRLGLNLPAGRRKAANVTLLTSLVEGEALHLARDFGYTCETEFPSKAVGEHLARQHSEPKETSARKKMVLATKQICKEFQDLLSQDRSPLGSSRPTPILDLDIQRHLTHFSLITHGFGTPAVCAALSTFQTVLSEMLNYLDKNSSGKTSGPNDQQINSSSDKTQLRKTAESQNKDGKSEKTE; encoded by the exons ATGCAGCTCGGCTGTCTGGAGTCGGTGGCCAATTCCTCGGTCGCCTACTCCTCCTCGTCGCCGCTCACCTACCCGGCGCCGGCGGGGACGGAGTTCGCCTCGCCCTACTTCTCGGCCAACCACCAGTACACGCCCCTGCACCACCAGTCCTTCCACTACGAGTTCCAGCACTCCCACCCGGCCGTGGGCCCGGAGGCCTACGGGCTGAACTCGCTGCACTCGGGCCAGTACTACCAGCAGATCCACCACGGGGAGCCGGCCGACTTCATCAACCTGCACAACGCGCGCTCGGCCCTCAAGTCCTCGTGCCTGGACGAGCAGCAGCGGCGCGAGCTGGGCTGCCTCGACGCTTACCGGCGCCATGACTTGTCGCTGATGACGTCACACGGCTCTCAAGCCTACGGCGTCGGCATGCACCACCCGGACCAGAGGCTGCTGCCCGCCGCCGGCCTGGGCCTCCCTCCGCCGGGGGCGGACGACCTGCAG GGCTCCGTGGAGGCGCAGTGTGGGCTCGTCCTGAACGGCCAAGGGGGCGTCATCCGGAGAG GGGGAACATGCGTCGTGAATCCCACAGACCTGTTCTGCTCGGTACCGGGCCGGCTCTCGCTGCTCAGTTCCACCTCTAAATATAAAGTCACCATCGCAGAGGTGAAAAGAAGACTGTCCCCTCCTGAGTGCCTCAACGCCTCCCTACTGGGCGGCATACTGCGCAG AGCAAAGTCCAAGAACGGCGGCCGGTGTCTTCGTGAGAAGTTAGACCGTCTGGGCCTGAACCTGCCAGCAGGGCGGAGGAAAGCTGCCAACGTCACCCTGCTCACCTCCCTGGTGGAAG gtgAGGCACTCCACCTGGCGAGGGACTTTGGCTACACCTGTGAGACAGAGTTTCCCAGTAAAGCGGTGGGAGAACATTTGGCGAGGCAGCACAGCGAGCCGAAAGAAACAAGCGCACGCAAGAAGATGGTTCTGGCTACAAA GCAAATCTGTAAGGAGTTCCAGGACTTGCTGAGCCAAGATCGTTCTCCTCTGGGCTCCTCCAGACCGACCCCCATCCTGGACCTGGACATCCAGAGACACCTCACACATTTCAG TCTGATCACTCATGGCTTCGGCACGCCGGCGGTCTGTGCAGCTCTCAGCACCTTCCAGACGGTCCTGAGCGAGATGCTCAACTACCTGGACAAAAACTCGAGTGGGAAAACGAGCGGACCTAACGACCAACAGATCaacagcagctcagacaaaACGCAGCTCCGGAAAACAGCAGAGTCCCAGAATAAAGACGGGAAGTCAGAAAAGACTGAGTAG